In Paludibaculum fermentans, the genomic stretch CCACCATCTCCTCGTAGAGGAGCTTCTTCGAGAAGTTCCCGGCGCCGATGGAGTAGGAGCCTTTCGATCTCGGCAGCAGGTCTGACTTGAGCCACGCGGCGGCGTCCTTCATGGCGGCCACGACTGCCTCATCGGCCTTCTGGAAATCGCTCAAGGCCTGGGCGTCACCGCCGGCCGCGTCCTTCGCCCAGACGGCGACTTCCTTCTCGAGGAAGCCGATGGAGCCTCCGGCCACGCGAATGGCAAGGTCAGTGAATTCCTTGGGAGGATTGTCCACATTCGCCTTCATCGCGGCGATCAGCGCGGGCGCGGCGGCCAACCTGGCCGTGACGCCGGCCAGGCGCTCTTTCGCCGGTGCGAAGTTGCGCTTCATGAGCAGATCGACGGCGCCGCCCGGTGAGGCAACGTAATCGATGGGATTGTGCCGCCAGGTCTGAATGGTCTCGAGGTCGAGCAGTTCGGCCTGCAGAGCATTGTGGATCATCGTGAGGTCGATCTGATCCTGCTCCGCCGGCTTGGCGGCCTGCAGCGCCTCGGCCTGCTTCAACTGTTCCTTCACCGTAGCGATGCGCCGCTCGTAAGCGGCGGCAGAGCGATCTTCCAACTGCTTGTCATATTGATGGAAGCCGACGCTGGTTCCAAAAGAGGGGCTCCAGGTGAAGAGCGCGTCGTAGTAGGTGTCGACGAAGGCGCTGACCTTGGGCGGTTCCGGCTTGGAGGCGCACGCGCTGAGGAGGAGGGTGAGGGTGAGGCCGGAGACCGCACCCGCGGAGGCGAATCGCATAATTTCAGGGTAGCAACAGGCGTGAGGAGGAGATCGCCGCCACGCCTGCCGCCAAGGGAAGGCGCCGGCGCGCCACCCCGCCCGCAGCCGGCTAGTTCGCCGGTGACGGATCTTCGATCACAACCGGCGGTTCCTGAACCACGAGGGTGACCGGGATCTCGAGCACCGGGTGGAACGCGTCGTTAACGGTGACCTTGATGATCGTTTTGTACTCGCCCGGGGCCAGCCCATCCGGGTTGACGCTGAGCTTGAGCTTCATCGGAACCGTGCCGCCGTCCTTCTCGAGGATCAGCCAGGGCTCGGTGCTCTCGGGACCTTCGGCGGGGAAGGCCTGTGGACAACCGGCGTAGACCACGGAATTGATGGGTGCGGGCACTTCGCCGCCCAGGACATAGGTGAATCGCGCTTCGGAGAGATCGCCAAACCAGATGCCCAGCCAGGGGTCACAGATCTGGCAGACGAAAGCGTCGTTTCCGCTGCCGAGCTTGGTCTGCAGGGCGTTGGCCGACAGAGGCAGGTCAGACGAGTAAGTGATGCCCGCGATGGTGGCGGACTCGCCGGGTCCCAGCGTCAGTGCCAGCGATTCGTCATTCTCGACACCGCCCCAGAAGGTGGAGGAGATCAGTTGCTTCTGGTCCACATCGAGCCGCAGCAGGAACGCATCGAACTTGCCGCCGTGGTTCGACTGCAGGGCGCGGAAGCCGGGGAAATCCGGCGAGTTCGTGTAGCCGGTGATATAGACATAGCCGCGGGCATCGATCTTCACGGCGGTGGCGGTTTCGTCCGGATCCGTCGGCCCGGAGGAACTGCCGCCTAGGTAGGTGAGGTATTCGGCGGCGGTCCCGTCGACGCTTAGGCGTAGGAGAAATGCGTCGCGGAAACCACCGCCGAAGGCTGTTTGCAGTGCATTTTCGGAGGTAGGCAATTGCTTGGAGGAGGTATGGCCGACTACGTAGGCGCGTCCATCGCGGTCCACGGTCAGGCCCCGAATCGAGGTGTAGCCGCCCTTCCAGCCGACGTAGGTGAAGTAAATCAAGCCGTCGCCTTCGGGCTTTACGCGAGCCACAAAGCTGGAGTAGCTCTGGGGCAAGGTGATGTAGGCACCCTCGGTGGCCATGCCGGTGGACATGGTCTCGCCGGCCACGTAGAGCGAGTCGTCTGGACCGACTGCGATGGCGTAGATGTTGTCGGTGCCGCTGTTCCCACCCAGGTAGGTGGCGTAGGCGAGTTGGAAGTCGGGCGTGATCTTGGCGATGAAGGCATCCTGGCCGCCGCCGGAGATCTGCGGCTGCATCGCGTTCTTCACGGGCAACTGCGCGGAGGAGGCGCGGCCGGCGAGGTAGATGTTGCCGACGGAATCGAGCGCAAGGGCGAGACCTTCCTCATTGCGCTCGCCGCCGAAGTAGGTGGAGAAGAGGAGCGTCCCCTCCGGATCGAACTTCATGACGAAGCAGATGTTGAGGCCGCCCTGCTTGTCCTGGATGGGGTGGAGCAGCGGAAGATCGCGGGCTCCGGTGGTGCCGGCCACATAGATGTTGCCGTCTTTGTCGAGCGCGACGGCGTGGGCCACGGTATTGGAGGAACCGCCGATCTGCGCGCGCCAGAGCACTTCCTTGCCTTCTGAGCTGTACTTGGTGAGGTAGGCCTTGAAAACGGCCGAATTCAGGGGCTTGCCGCCGACGGGCTTCACTGGGATGTCGCGCGATTCGCTTTCGCCGGCGACATAGATAAAGCCGCCGGGATCGACTGCGACCGCTGTCGCGTCGTCGTACCGGTCGCCGCCATTAAAGGTGGAAAAGACGAGACGCTTGTCTTCCGAAGGGGATTGCGCAGCCAGCACAGCCGCGAAGGCAAAGAGTGAGATGATCTTCCGCATACACACAGAACGCGCGGTGACCGCGGAGAAGGGATCACGGTGTGAAGTGGATTCGCGAAACAATTTTTCGGAGTCCTGGAGTGCCAGGCCTCCCGGAATCAGGCGAGGGTAATGAGCGCGCCGGGCAGGCGTCCAAATAAGGCCCGCAATGGAATGGATCCGGCGCACGTCCAGCGCTCATTTGTCAGGACATTCACAATGTTCCTGCCTGCCAACTCTTCGGGCACCGGCAGCACGGTTTCGTGCCAGCCCGCGGCTGCCGAAGCATAGGGTGCACCGGCCAGGAGCCCCGCCATCCAGCGCAAGCCCGCGGCCAGCAGCACACGCCCGCTCTGCACGCGCGCGAAGGCCACAAGGTGGTCGGCGATGGGGCCGGTGGCATACAGCGGAATGTACTCGCCCTCTATCACCAGGTCCGGGTTGTCCCGGCGCAGGTTGAGACCGATGGCCGTGATCGCCGCCTTCAACTCGCCGGTATCGACCTGGGGGGCGATCTGGGCGAAGTCGAACACGCGATTCCCAGCGCGTGAGCGCTCGTACTCCGGTTGCCAGCGGCCGAGCCAGTTCTGCCTGGAATCAAAGTCGATCGATTGGCGGTTGTCGGGGTCAACAAGGGTCAAGTCCCAAAACTCGGTGCCTTGATAGAAATCCGTGACGCCCGGCGAACCCAGCTTGAGCGTGAGCTGCGACAGTGAGTTCAAAGAACCAAAGAATGCGATGCGATCCGCAAAGGCGGCAAAGGACTCCCGGAACGCCGATGTGTGCTGCTCAGTGAAGAGACTGCGGATGAAGTGCGCCAATGCCGCGTCATACTCATTCGACGGATTGATCCAACTGGAGTGGGTCTTGGCCTCTTTCACGGCCTTGGCCATGTAAGCAAGGATGCGGTCGTGCAACCGGTCATCCTCCCAGCCCGTCGAGGTGGGCCAGATGGCCAGCAGGCTCTGGTAGAAAAGGTACTCATCGTTGCGGTCCGGCGCCACCTGCCCACCGGTGCGTGTGCGCGCGGGCGAAACGTATCGGGACCAGCTTCGCAGTTGTTTGCGCCACTCATCGGGTAGTTCAGAAAGCACGCTGATCCGCACGCGGGCATCCTCCCCACGCTTGGTGTCGTGAGTGGAGGTAGTGATCATGGAGCGAGGGCTGCGCGTCTGGCGATAGGCATTGGCGGCATGGAAGTCATCGAGCGGTGCGCCTAGTGACGCCGGCTCGCCGCCCACTTCGTTGAGGGAGGCCAGAGGGCAGTACCGGTAAAAGGCCGTGTCTTCGATCCCCTTGGCCTGCACAGGGCTCGTGTACTGCTGAAACTTCTGCGCAAAGCGCAACCGGCGGGCGCGGGTACTGTCATCCGGCTCAGCAGGGTCGGGACACACGCACTCGCGGATGAAAGCGAAGATCGAAGACTCCATGGCCGGATTGCGGCGGATCGCTTCCCGGATCGCCTGATCGATCGCTACTTTGTCGGAGTAGGCCACGCCGCGCGGACTGATATACGTCCGGTAGACGGGGAAGCAGGCGACCACCTCGCGGAGCGCCTCCTGCAGGCTGTCCAGGGTGAAGTCGCGATAGCGGCGGTCCTGCTCGGACATGCGGTTGAGCTCATGGGCCAGCACGTTCAGTTCGCTGACCATCGAGGTCGAGATGATCTGCTGCTTGGAGGTATACCGGATCTCTTCAAAGTCGGTACTGCGCCGGGAAAAGCTGTGATAGATGCGGCGAATGGACTCGAGGTTCTCCGGCCGGATGAACAACCGGTTGAGCTGGTTCAGATACTCGTAGCCGGTGGTGCCATCGACGGGCCACTCCGAAGTGAGGCGCTCGGTCGAGGCCAGAATCTTCTCGACCACGATATAAGAGGTGACCTGGTCCGTGTCGACGGTTTTACGCAGTTCGTGCAGATAGCCCGAGGGGTCGTAGAGTCCGTCTATGTGATCGAGACGCAGACCGTGAGCGCGGCCCGTGCTGAAGAGGTCCAAGACCTTCTTGTGTGCGGACTCAAATACCTGCGGCGCCTCCATGCGAAGACCAGCCAGTTCGTTGATGTCGAAGAAGCGGCGATAGTTGATCTCGTGCAGGGCTGTGCGCCAATAGCAGAGCCGGTATGGCTGCAGTTCGAGCAGTTCGTGGAGAAGATTGAAGCTGGCCGGATCGCCAGGGCGGCCATTGAACTCCTCAACATTCCGGTCGACGTGGCTCCGCAGAGCATCCGACTGGGACAGCAATCGGGACAGACGCTGGCTGGCGATGGTCAGCTCGCGAGCCCTGTCATTGCGTGCTGCCAGCGAAGTATCGGTGTAAGGGGGCAAATGGTCCAACTGAAACAGAATGCTGAGGTATTCCTGCTGGGCTTCCGGCTGATCCTGCAGCAACTCGGGTAGCGCCTCGGCGCGATGCCGCAGAATGAGGCGGCACTGGCGCGGATTGAGAGGCAGGTTGTTATCCCAGTAACGCAGGTGGAAGTCCCCGCACTGATGGACGACCTGCAACTCTCCTGCCTCCAGCACTGAACCGTATTGGTGTCCCAGGATGGGCAGGAGCACTTTGTTCTCGAGTTCCGCTTTGACGGGCTGCCAGTCGATGTCGAAATACTCAGCGAAGGAAGAGGATGGACCGTTGCGGAGGACATCGCGCCAGGCCTCGTTGTACAGGGGATCGGTGCACATGTGGTTGGCCACGTAGTCGAGGATCAGCCCCATGGAACTGCGTGCCGCGGCCTCGCACAGCCTGTTGTAGCCGTGTTCTCCGCCCAGTTCCGGATTGATTTCGGCCAGGTCGCAGATGTCGTAGCCGTGCTGGCTGTGCGGCCGGGCCTTCCAGATGGGTGAGAGGTACAGGTGGGTCACTCCGAGCCCGGCGAAGTACGGCACCAGCCGCGTTACGTCATCGAACACAAGCCCGTCGTTTAGCTGCAGCCGGTAAGTGCTCACGGGATAGGACGGAATGCCGGGTGTCACTTCAGTCTTCTCCTTTGCCATCGAAGAACAATGCGCAGCCCGCGCGCCCAAACTGGAGCGGTCGACCCACCTCTTCACCAGGTCGCGGCATTGGATCAGGCACAAACTCGGGATCCTCGCTGGTCAGGAGAAGGACACCGGACGGGCACGCGCCGGGCAATTCTCCTCCACCCTGCAATGCCACGACCAGCGTGAACGCCTGATGATCGTCACGCCATTCCAGCGTGATGAGCCCGGCCTGTTCACCTACTGTGCAGTGCAGGGACCGGCAGCGGATCCGGCGCCGCAGTTGAATGAGCCGCGTGTACCAGCGGAGCATGGCTTGATGCTCTGGCTGCTCCCGTTCGCGCCATCGCAACTTACTGCGAAGAAAGGTATCGTCCGCCTGGGGATCAGGAATCGAGGTCCGGCTCGCTTCGTCGGAGAACTCAGGGAAATGGGCGAACTCTCGCCGCCGGCCGTCGCTCACCAGGGGGCCCAGTTGTTCGTTGTGGTCAGTAAAAAACTGAAACGGGGTAGTCGCCGCCCATTCCTGTCCCATGAAGAGCAGCGGGGTCTCGGGCGCCAGGAGCAGCAGAGCGCTCGCGGCCCGATGGGCGTGATTGGGGATCTGGTGATGGAGCCGCTCGCCTCGGGCGCGATTCCCAATCTGGTCGTGGTTCTGGATGCAGATGATGAACCGGCTGCGGTCCAGATCTCCTGTGGGCGTGCCGCGCGGCGCGTCGTGGTGAACGGAGTGCTGTCCCTCATAGAACCAGCCGTTCCGCAGAGTGCGGGCGATGCTGGCAGGCTCGCCGTCATAGTCCGCGTAGTAGCCTGCGGTATCACCGGCCAGGGCTCGCCGAACATGGTGATGGAAATCGTCGGCCCATACGGCGTCAATTCCGTAGCCGCCCTGCTGCGGCGGCTGCAGGATTGTATTGAGATTGCGGGCATCTTCCGCGATCACCTGGACGCTCCGCCCCAGCTCGGCCGCACGGTGGTGCAGCGCCTCAGCAAACTCCGCCAGGAAATGCAAGGCGCTACGGTCCTGGATGGCGTGAGTGGCATCCAGGCGGAAACCGTCAATGTGGTATTCCTCCAGCCAGTGCAGTGCATTGCAGACGAAGAAGGCGCGTGTATTGGCGGAGTGTTCTTCATCGAAGTTGAGACTGTCGCCCCACGGCGTCTTCACACGTGTGGAGTAGAAGCCGGTGTGAAAGAGCCGGTGATAGGCGCCGTCCGGGCCGAAGTGGTTGTAGACGACATCAAGATAAACGGCGAGGCCCAGCGAGTGGGCGTGATTCACGAATGCGCGCAGGTCCTCAGGCCGGCCGTAGTTTCGATTGGGTGCATAAAGAGAGACTCCATCGTAGCCCCAGTTCCGGCGGCCCGGGCTATCGGCGAGGGGCATGAACTCGGCGGCCGTTATGCCGAGATCACTCAATTGTCCAAGCCGATCCTTCGCGGCGGCGAAGGTCCCTTGCGGCGTAAACGCTCCGCAGTGCAGTTCGTAGAGCACGGCTTCGTTCCACGCGCGAGGCGAGAAGCCCGCGTCGGTCCAGGGGAATGCCGGGTCGACTACTTCCGACAGTCCGTGTACGCCATCCGGCTGAAATCGGGCAGCGGGATCAGGGAATGGACCTTGCCCGTCGATGCGGTAGCCATACCTCGCGCCGGCAGCCAGCCCCGGAACGAACACCGTCTTCAGGCCATCGGAGCGCAACTGGAGTTGGTGGGTAGACGGCGCCGGCCCATCCACTACGAGTTCAATCTGGCTCGCCGCACTCCATACCTGGAACAGGACCCCGTCGGCTTTCAGGATGGCCCCAAAGCGGCGTCCATCCAAGCCGCTCAACTGGCGTACTCCCGCCCATCGAGCCGGGCGTTGAGATTCAAAGCCGCGCTCACGAGGCCCAGGTGAGTGAACGCCTGCGGGATGTTGCCCAGTGATTCCCCAGTGGGCCCGATCTCTTCCGAATACAAGCCAAGGTGATTGCAGTAAGTGAGCATCTTTTCAAAGATCAGACGGGCTTCCTCCAGGCGCCCGGCGCGCGTAAGCGCCTCGACAAGCCAGAAAGTACACATGCTGAAAGTGCCTTCTCCTCCGGAGATCCCGTCATCGGTGAACACCTCGCCGTGCAACTGATAGCGATAGACCAGACTGTCGGAGACGAGCGCTTCAATGGTGCGGTCGATGGTGCTCAACATGCGTGGGTCTGTCGGGGCTATGAAATGGACGAGCGGCATGAGCAGATTGGCGGCGTCGAGGGCCTTGGTGCCCGCGGCCTGCACGAAAGACTGCTGGTCAGCGTCCCAACCATGCGTCATGATCCACTCGAAGACCTTGTCCCGCTCCTGTTCCAGATGGGCCCGGTTGAGCGGCAGGCTACGGCGCGCGGCCAGGCGCAGTCCGCGATCCAGCGCGACCCAGCATTGCAGCTTGGAATAGATGAAGTGCTGGCGCTGGCTGCGCACCTCCCACAGCCCTTCATCGGGCTGCTGCCAGTTCGCCGCGACCCATTCCAGCATGACCCGCACCTGCTTCCAGAAGCTGTACGAGATGGGCGTGACGTGCTTGTCGTAGAGATCGATTGAATCGACCACCTCGCCGTAGATATCGAGCTGCAGTTGGTTGTATGCGCCGTTGCCTACGCGCACCGGACGCGAACCGCGGTAGCCCTCAAAATGATCGAGGGTGAACTCCGTCAGGTCGTGGCGGCCATCGATAGCGTACATGACGTTCAACGGCCCATTGACGCGCTCCTGCTCGTGGATGCGGCTCTCGAGCCAGCCCATGAAGGCGGTAGCCTCCTCAGTGAATCCCAATCGAAGGAAGGCGTAGACGGTGAAGGCGGCGTCGCGAATCCACGTGTAGCGGTAGTCCCAGTTGCGGGTCCCGCCCACCTCTTCAGGCAGGCTACACGTGGGCGCTGCCACGATCGCGCCCGTGGGGCGAAAGGTGAGCAACTTCAGGACGAGCGCCGAACGGATGATGCGCTCACGCCACCGTCCCGTGTAGGTGCAGCGGCTGAGCCACCCGCGCCAGTATTTCACGGCCTGATCCATGAGGATCTCGCCATCGACCGTGTCGTGCCCGCCCGGCGTGGGCTCTCCGTGCTCCAGAAAGCGGAGGGAGAAGGTGAAGCTCTCCTTGGGATGGATCGTGAACTCGGCGATGGCGTGGCCGTTTTCCTCCGCAATCGGCACAGGGCTGCTCAGTGCAAGGCTGCCTTGCTCGCTCCGGAAGAGGCAGCCCCAGGGGCGAACTTCCGTGTCGTGCGGAGCCAGGGCGTAGCCGAAGGCCGGTGAGCAATCGAGCCGGATCCGCGTGACACCGCGCACCCCGCGGACAATGCGGATGATCTCACTGGGCGCCTGGGCGCCAGCCCATACGACATCGTCCCGCACGGGCATGAAGTCGAGGACTTCCGCCACGCCATCGGGCCGCAGGAACCGTGTCATGAGGACGTTTGTCTCGGGCAGATACATCTGCCGGTTGACGCCCTCCGTTACGGGTGCGATTCGAAAGTAACCGCCCTTACCCTGATCTAAAATCGCTCCGAAAATGCTTGGCGAATCAAAGCTCGGCAAGCAGCACCAATCGATCTCGCCCTCCGTAGAGACCAATGCAACCGACTGCAAATTGCCGATGATCCCGCAGGATTCAATCGGCCGGTACATCCTTGGCTTCGAGTCTGAGCCCATTCCCAAGTCGAAGGTACCTCCAGATGCTTGCATCTTCGCATAGGAGGCGCGTCCGGTTCTTTTTCGTAGTTAAGGACCTGTAAGACGGTTGACGCGATCGAGCCGAAAAAGGCAATGGCCGGCGTGGACCGGCCATCCTGATTGCGAACTGGATTTGAGACAAATCGCGCGGCTATCGAATCAACGAAGCCGACCGCCCGGCGAAGTCGAGGACGAACGACGGGAAGATCCCCAGGAACAGCGTCACGATGGCCGTGCAAAGAATGGCCACGCGAATGCCGGCGCTGGGTGCGAGCAATTCCTCGGCACTCTCGGCAGGCGGCTGCATGTACATCACGACGATGATCCGCAGGTAGTAGTACGCAGCCACAGCGCTGTTCAACATGCCCAACACCGCCAGCCAGATCAGATTGGCATCCAGCGCGGCCTTGAAGATGTAGAACTTGCCGAAGAAGCCGGCGGTCAGCGGGATACCGGTCAAGGAGAGCAGGAAGATGGTGAGCATGGCGGCCACCAGCGGCTGCGTTTGGCTGAGTCCTGACAGATCCTGCGTCGCCACGTGCTTCTCACCGCGCCGCGCGACGTAAGTGACCACGGCAAATGCGCCGATGTTCATGAAGGCGTATGACGCCAGGTAGAACATGGCAGCCGCGGTGCCGATCTCACTGTGCGTGGTGAGGGCCACCATCACATAACCGGCGTGCGCGATGGAACTGTAAGCCAGCAGGCGCTTGATGTTCGTCTGGCGCAGCGCGGCAAAGTTGCCGATGATCATCGTCGCCAGCGCGGAGACCCACAGGATGGGTTCCCAGCGATCCTTCAAGGGTTCGAAAGCGGTCATCAGGATCCGCAGGAACATCGCAAAGGCGGCCGCTTTCGGGCCTACGGACATGAACGCTGTGACTGGGGCAGGCGCGCCCTGGTACACGTCGGGCGCCCACATCTGGAACGGTGCGGCGGAAACCTTGAAGGCGAGGCCGACAAAGAGCAGTGCCGTCGCGGCGCCGAGCATCACCAGGTTGGGATGATTCGTGGGATCCAGCAGCGTGGTGCGGATCGCGCTGAGGTTCGTGGTCCCCGTGAGGCCGTAGATCCAGGCCACTCCGTAGAGCAGGAAGGCAGTAGCGAACGAGCCCAGCAGGAAGTACTTCAACGCCGACTCGTTGTTCCGCTTGTCGTCGCGGAGGTAACCGGCCAGGACGTAACTGGCGATAGACGAGCATTCCAGCCCGATGAACAGCATGATGAGTTCGTTGGCGGAAACCATCAGGCACTGGCCGATGATGGAGAACAGCATCACCGCGTAGTATTCGCCGGATTCGTGCTGCTCCAGCTTCAGGTAGTTCGTGGAGATCAGCACAATGAGCAGCCCCACGACCATGACAAGGATCCGGAAGAATGCCGCGAAGCCGTCCAATACCAGCATTTTCGAGAAGGCGGTACCCGGATCGTTGGTGCCCATCACGGTCAGCACGATCCCGGCAATGAGCGCGAGGAAGGTCATCACGGCAAACTTGCGCTTGCCTTCCGGCGCACTCAGGGGCTCCATCACCATGATGAGCGTGGCGACCACGGTCATCAGCATTTCGGGCGCGAACCGGAACAACTCCTGCGGGGAGGGTGGCACGAAACTAGCGGGCATTGGCAAGCTCCTTCCCTGCTACAGGGGCTTTCGATTGGACCACGGAGAGAATCTTCGAATCGCTGGCGCTGATGGCTGGCAGGAAGCTGCTCGAGCCGATGCCCATCCAGACCATCATGGCGATGAGCGGCAGAATCACGCCCCACTCGCGCAGCGAGAGGTCGCTGAAGTGGTTCTTCACCGCGTCCGGTGTTTCGCCGTAGAAGGTGCGCTGCACCATCCAGAGCATGTAGACCGCGGAGAGGATGACGCCGACGGCCGCAAACACGGCGTAGAGGAAATTACGCTCCGCCGCACCCTGCAGCACCAGGAATTCGCCGACGAAGTTGTTCAGCAGCGGCAGTCCCACACTGGCCAGAGTGGTGATCACGAACATTGTGGACAGCCAGGGCGCCACTGTACCGACTCCGCCGTAGTCGGCGATCTCCAGCGAGTGGCGGCGCTCATAGAGCATGCCCACGAGGATGAAGAGTGCGCCGGTGGAGATGCCATGGTTCAGCATCTGGTAGACCGCGCCGTCGAGCCCCACCTGCGTAAAGGTGAAAACGCCGAGGATCACGAAGCCCAGGTGGCTGACTGACGAGTAAGCGACCAACCGCTTCATGTTCGGCTGGACCATCGCGACCAGTGCGCCGTAGATAATGCCGCCGATGGCCAGGCCGATGATCCACCGCGCGTTCTGATGTGACGCCTCAGGAAACAGCGGCAGGCAGATGCGGACGATACCGTACGTGCCGAGTTTCAACAATACGGAAGCCAGCATTACGGAACCAGCGGTGGGTGCCTCGCCGTGGGCATCCGGCAACCAGGTATGCAGCGGGAACAACGGAACCTTGATGGCAAAGGCGACGAAGAAGGCCATGAACAGCCAGAAGCCTTCGGTCCCTGTCAGCACCAGCCGGCCCTTGGCCATCATGTCCATCAGCAGCGGGATGTCGAACGTGCCGCTCTTGTTGTACAGGTACACCATCGCGATCAGCATTAAAGCCGAACCGGCCATCGTGTAGAGGAAGAACTTAACCGCAGCGTAGATCCGCTTGTCGTGGCCCCAGATTCCAACCAGAAAGTACATCGGCACCAGCGACACTTCCCAGAACACAAAGAACAGGAAGAGGTCGAGGGAAACAAAGACGCCTAGCACCCCGAACAGCAG encodes the following:
- a CDS encoding complex I subunit 4 family protein translates to MNLLNILLIVPAAGFLLTLLLPKDNPGLVRNFTLFVSLIAFLLSLGLIGPVLANPQQLSFESNSPWIEYPSIRYHVGLDGLSLWLVILSTFLTPIVILVSWKYIQKRVKEYYAFLLFLLFGVLGVFVSLDLFLFFVFWEVSLVPMYFLVGIWGHDKRIYAAVKFFLYTMAGSALMLIAMVYLYNKSGTFDIPLLMDMMAKGRLVLTGTEGFWLFMAFFVAFAIKVPLFPLHTWLPDAHGEAPTAGSVMLASVLLKLGTYGIVRICLPLFPEASHQNARWIIGLAIGGIIYGALVAMVQPNMKRLVAYSSVSHLGFVILGVFTFTQVGLDGAVYQMLNHGISTGALFILVGMLYERRHSLEIADYGGVGTVAPWLSTMFVITTLASVGLPLLNNFVGEFLVLQGAAERNFLYAVFAAVGVILSAVYMLWMVQRTFYGETPDAVKNHFSDLSLREWGVILPLIAMMVWMGIGSSSFLPAISASDSKILSVVQSKAPVAGKELANAR